CTGTTTGGACAACATACCCGATTGGAGCACCCTTTCATGAACGCTCACAGCTAGCTCCTCCTTCGCGGCACCGCCGCCTCCGAAAATGGATTGAGCAGTGTCAGACCATTTGCGCGCAATTCGATTCTCTTCAATGTCGCGCGCCGCCGGAGAGTGCATTTCCGCAACCGGCTCCACTGGAGAGCGTTTATACGCCCCCAGATTCTCGGTTACAAGGTCGAAACTGGCGAGATAGATAGATGCTGCCTTTTCTGCGCCATCCGGATTAAAGCCAGCCTTGTTGAGCCACCATTTCAGCGTCTCATAGCTCGGTTTGTCAGCGTATTCGGATTGAATGCGCTGAAACATGGGGGGCGTTTCAAACACCCGACGCAAGGCTTCACGGCGGTCTTCGCTTTCAGACGGAGCCTCAAGAATTGCAATGGCATCGGAACTCACGGCCAAGCCATCGCCTCGGCCTTCTAAAAGCCCATAGGCGCGCAACGCAGCGATCTTGCCTAGGGATCGGCCATTCACACTACTGTAGCCAAGATGCGTTGCAGCGGCCTCCTTGGGGAATTGCCCCCGCTTTTCCTTTTTCAGAATCTCGGCAATGTCTGCGATCGCTTCGCCCAGATCGATAACCGGGAAGTTCGGGCTACGTGTTTTCGCCATACAGTCCTCCTGTCACTCTCGCGCCACTAGAGCAGGGAGAGAAAGAAAGCAAGTGGAAAGCGATTGCGTCTTTTCCACCTTGCCGCGTAACCGGCTTGAAGGTATAGGGCCGAAAGTGGATTATGGGTCCACGGAGAATCGACAGGAGGAATCGTCATGCCGCCACCCACCAGATAGCCCACGCGCCGCGAAAAACTGACTTGCGCTGTGGGCGAGGCCTGAGGGTCAGGCCGGATCGCGAGAGCTGGAACCTCTCAACGACCCGGTGGGCAAACCCATTTAACCGACTGTGCCCCCGTGGCGGAAACGGAAGACGCGCCAGCATAGGATGCTGGTGGCCTTTAGCCTTCCCGGTTCGACACCGGGCGGGGGCACCATTTTAATAGCATGGATCGTTATGGCACTCAACTTCTACCCTCGAGCCGGCCAGGTTTTAATGTGCAGCTTTTCTGGTTTCGTGGAGCCGGAAATGATCAAGCCGCGCCCCGTGGTGGTCGTTTCGCCGAGACTCCCGCGCCGTTCTCAGATTGTCACCGTAGTGCCGATCAGTCTCACTGAGCCCGTCCCGTTGATGCCTTATCAGGTTCGCCTTTCAAAGAATTATCACCCTGACGAGCCGGACGATTTACCGTGCTGGGCGATAGCGGACCATGTGATGAATCTGGGGCTATATCGGTTGAGCGGGTTTAAGATCGGACGCCGGAAATGGGCCACTCCGCAAATGACCGGAGATGACCTAGCCGCCGTTCGCGACGGCGTGCTTCATGGGCTTGGCATGTTTCCGGTTGCGAAACCTTAACTGGATTCCTATATGGTGAGCATTCCCGGTCATCGGGCTTTAAGACCTAGCTTGCTAGGCAGGTTGTTCACCGTGCGATGACAAGCGCAGAGCAGCCTAGATATTGTCAATGTCCAAAGCCCCGCTGGAAACGGCGGGGCTTTGTCATTTAGGCGATGGTATCAGAGTATGTCAGGCGCTTGCCAATCGCAGTTTCGATCACGCGAACGGCGCGCTCGCCATCGGTGGTCGAGCGCGTATTCCAACGGCGGTCAAACTCTGCAAGATAGCGCGGAAGGTGCTTGTCGCTCACATGATGGAACGCGCCGATAATGCCGCGCTTCAACAGGCTGTGATGCACCCGCCGTCGGCGTTTGCCATCGCGGACACGTCCTTTAGAAACTCGTGGCGGTCTCTGTCGGATCTTCCTGGGAGAGCCGATTTGAATTCAAGTTGTTGGGCCTCAGCCGCTCGACCGAGCACGAGTTCCTGCAAATCGGAGTATTGACTAACCTTGCTTCTAGGTATGGCGCTTACTCCGAAGACTGATCTATCTAGCCCTAATTCTAAACCGAAAACCCCCCAGCATTCCGCCGGTTCGAGCTTGCCGCGAGCACCTTCTTGCCCGTCGGGGTCAGCGCCCATTTGGCGCCCTGTTTCACCACCAGCCCCAGCGTGACGAGTTCGTCGCGGATCGGGTCGGTGGGGAGTTGGGGGCGGCGGTTCGAGAGGCCTTCGAGCGTCGCGCGTTGCGGCTGGCTGAGGATGAGGAGTTTTTCTTTTTTCTTTTCGGTCATTTTTGGCCTCTGGCTTCTTGTCTGGTGTCGCGGGTGAGCGGTTCGGCCCGCCCCGCTGCGACTAGCGAACAAGTTCGCAAGTCTCGCTGCCCCTCCCATAAAGGGAGGGGTTTGAAAGTGCTTATTCGGCGGCGATGCCGGCCTTGGCGAACATGTCGTCGCCGTCGCTTTCGGGCTCGCCGGCCGCGGCGCTATCGTCGTTCGCTTTCGCCTTCTTGCGGTTGTCGAAGCTCGACCAGACGGTGTTCCAGTCGCCGCGCGTCGCACCCTTGCTATATTCGGTCGCGCGCGTTTCGAAGAAGTTGGCGTGCTCGACGCCGTTCAGCAGCGGGGCGAGCCAGGGGAGCGGGTGTTCGTCGATCATGTAGATCGGCTGGAACCCGAGCTGCCCGAGACGCCAGTCGGCGATGTAGCGGATGTAGCGCTTGATCTCCTTCGGCGTCATGCCGGGGACGGGGCCCTGTTCGAACGCGAGGTCGATGAACGCATCCTCGAGCCGCACCGTCTTCTGGCAGGTGTCGATGATGTCTTCCTTCACCGCCTTGGTCAGGCAGCCGCGTTCCTTCACGAAGGTGTGGAACAGCTTGATGATGCCCTCGCAGTGGAGGCTCTCGTCGCGGATCGACCAGCTGACGATCTGGCCCATGCCCTTCATCTTGTTGAAGCGCGGGAAGTTCATCAGCATCGCGAAGCTGGCGAAAAGCTGGAGCCCTTCGGTGAAGCCGCCGAACATCGCGAGGGTGCGCGCGATATCCTCGTCATTCTCGACCCCGAAGGTGCCCATATAGTCGTGCTTGGCGCGCATCTCGTCATATTCGAGGAACATGCCATACTCGCTTTCGGGCATGCCGATCGTGTCGAGCAGATGGCTGTACGCCGCGATGTGCACCGTTTCCATGTTGCTGAACGCGGTCAGCATCATCTTGATCTCGGTCGGCTTGAATACGCGGCCGTATTTTTCGTGGTAGCAATCCTGCACCTCGATATCGGCCTGGGTGAAGAAGCGGAAGATCTGGGTGAGCAGGTTGCGCTCATGGTCCGAAATCTTCTGCGCCCAGTCGCGGCAATCCTCGCCCAGCGGCACTTCCTCGGGCACCCAGTGGATCTGCTGCTGGCGCTTCCAGAAATCGAACGCCCAGGGATATTCGAAGGGCTTGTAGGTCTTGCGGGCTTCCAAAAGCGACATCGGCTTACTCCAATCGAAACTCGGTCCAAATCCCCTCTCCCCTTGTGGGAGAGGGAGGGGCCCAAGGCGTCAGCCTTGGGAGGGTGAGGGGGTGTCGGCCCCGTTCTCCCTCATCCAGCCCTGCGGGCCACCTTCTCCCACAAGGGGAGAAGGGAGGGTGGACGCGATCGAGGCCAATACGCCCTCCAGATTCGTCATCACATCGTCATTCCAGAAGCGGATCACCCTGTATCCCTCACCTTCGATGAAGCGTGTCCGCGCTTCGTCTTGGGCGACCGCTTCGCCATGCTGTCCTCCGTCGATCTCGATCACCAGCCCCGCGGCGTGCGATGCGAAATCGGCGAAAAAGGGCCCGAGAGCTTGCTGGCGGCGGAACTTCGCGAGGGGAAAAGCCTCTCGCAAGGCGCGCCACATGCGCTTCTCGGCATCGGTGGCGTCGCGTCGGAGCTGGCGTGCTCTTTCGGTCGTCCACCGGGGGAGGCCGGCCTTGCGGCCTCTTCCCCTCACCCTCCCATCGCCGCTCAAGCGGCGACGGGCCCCTCCCTCTCCCACAAGGGGAGAGGGGTCATATTCACTGGCACGCCAGACACTCGTCGTAATCGGTGCTGCCCGCCAGTTCGAACTTCGCCGCCTCGGGCGTGTTGTCGGCCTCGACCCCGCCCGCGAAGCCGGCGCGCTGCACCGATTTCGAGCGGAGATAATAGAGCGATTTGATGCCGAGTTCCCACGCGCGGTAGTGGAGCATGAGCAGGTCCCATTTCTCGACGTCCGCCGGGATGAACAGGTTCAGCGAGGCGGCCTGATCGATATAGGGCGTGCGGTCGGCGGCGAGTTCGAGCAGCCAGCGCTGGTCGATCTCGAAGCTCGTCTTGTAGCAGTCCTTCTCGTCCTGCGTCAGGAAGTCGAGGTGCTGGACGCTGCCGCCGCGTTCGAGGATCGAGTTCCAGATCGCGTCGCTGTTCTTCGCCTTGTCGACGAGCAGGGCTTCCAAGTGCGGGTTGCGGATCGAGAAGCTGCCCGAGAGCGTCTTGTGCGTGTAGATGTTCGCCGGGATCGGCTCGATGCACGCGCTGGTGCCGCCGCAGATGATGCTGATCGACGCCGTCGGCGCGATCGCCATCTTGCAGCTGAAACGCTCCATCACGCCCTGATCGGCGGCGTCGGGGCAGGGGCCGCGCTCGTTCGCGAGCAGCATCGAGGCGGCGTCGACCTGCGCGCGGATATGCTTGAAGACGCGGAGGTTCGACGATTTCGCCATCGCGCCCTCGAACGGCAGGCCGCGCGCCTGCAGGAAGCTGTGGAAGCCCATGACGCCAAGGCCGACCGAGCGTTCGCGGCTCGCGCTGTACTTGGCGCGCGCCATTTCGGGCGGGGCGCGGTCGATATAGTCCTGGAGGACATTGTCGAGCATGCGCATGACATCCTCGATGAAACGCTTGTCGCCGTTCCACTCGTCCCAGGTTTCGAGGTTGAGCGACGAGAGGCAGCAGACCGCGGTGCGATCGTTGCCGAGATGGTCGCGGCCGGTGGGCAGGGTGATTTCGGAGCAGAGGTTCGAGGTCGTGACCTTGAGCCCGAGGTCGCGATGATGCTTGGGCATCATGCGGTTCACCTGATCGATGAAGATGATGTAGGGCTCGCCCGTTGCGAGGCGCGTCTCGACGAGCTTCTGGAACAGCCCGCGCGCGTCGACGGTGCCGCGGACGCTCTGGTCCTTGGGGCTGCGCAGGTTGAATTCGGCGCCGTCGCGGACGGCCTCCATGAACTCGTCGGTGATGAGCACGCCGTGGTGGAGGTTGAGCGCCTTGCGGTTGAAGTCGCCCGACGGCTTGCGGACCTCGAGGAACTCCTCGATCTCGGGGTGCGAGATGTCGAGATAGCAGGCGGCCGAGCCGCGGCGGAGCGAACCCTGGCTGATCGCGAGGGTCAGGCTGTCCATCACGCGGACGAAGGGGATGATGCCGCTGGTCTTGCCGTTCAAACCGACGGGTTCGCCGATGCCGCGCACCGCGCCCCAATAGGTGCCGATGCCGCCGCCGCGGCTCGCGAGCCAGACATTCTCGTTCCACGTGCCGACGATGCCCTCAAGGCTGTCGTCGACCGAATTGAGGTAGCAGCTGATCGGGAGGCCGCGCCCGGTGCCACCGTTCGACAGCACGGGGGTCGCGGGCATGAACCACAGCTTCGAGATATAGTCGTAGAGGCGCTGCGCATGGTCCTGATCGTCGGCATAGGCGTCGGCGACGCGCGCGAAGAGATCCTGATACGATTCGCCGGGGAGGAGATAGCGGTCCTGCAGCGTTTCCTTGCCGAAGTCGGTGAGCAGCGCGTCGCGGCTCGCGTCGGTCACGATGTCGAAGCGGCGCGCGTGAACCTTGGGCTCGCTGCCGTCGTTGAGCTTCGCAGCAGACTTCGGCTCGGGCGCCGAATCATTCTTCGATTCGCCCTTCGCTTCGGAGGCCGCCGGAGCGTCATTCTTCGCCAGTTCCATCGTCGCCACGTCGCTCGTCTCCACCCGTTCGCTTTCCCGAAAATCCATCGCATTCGCCCCCGATCTAAACGCGCACATGGGTGCGCTTTGTTCCTGTCTTGTTCGACTCAGGGCGAAGCCCCGATCCTAGCATCTAAACCCGTCCACGGGGCACTTTTTTTGGGCGCAGCAAGGGTTTTTCCGGGTCCATATGCGATGGACGACGGAAATCCGCCACTTGCAGCCGAATACTATTTATTGGGGTGCCCCCGTGGTTGACCCACCACCTATAGTGCCACGTCGGCGCGACGATGCAAGACGGTAAATGACAGGTTGAAGACTCAACTCGTCGATAATTTGATTCGTCTCGTCGTCCCCGATGCACGCGCGAAACGCGCCGCGCCAGCGTTTCCGCGGCTTTGCGGGCAAAGGGGCGGATACGGGTGCGGGACCAAAATTTTTTCGGTCGCGAAGAAGGGCTTGCCGCGACGCCGCCGTTACCGACGCGCGATGCGGCGAGGGGAGCGAGGGTTTCGCCCGGTCGCCTGCGTGAACCCCCCGCGCAGATCGTCGTCGGGCAAAAAGAAAGGGCCCCGGCGATGCCGGAGCCCGATCACTAACTCTATGCTTTCAGGTCAGGCCTGACCGCCACCGTTGCCGGAGCCGCCGCCACCCATCCATCGCCAAAACCAACCCATGACCAATCTCCTGTTCAGACTGCCCACGCGGGAACAGTTAACGGAGCATATACCTTAATTAGTAAGGTAAATCGAGTCTTAACTATAAACATTACCGCCAGTTTGGCAGTTATGCGATGCGGTTTTGAGGATGGGCGCTGAGGGCCGCGGTCAGTTCGGAAAACAATTGGGGTTTTCCAAGATGATAGCCTTGGCCGACATCGCAGCCGAGGCCGGCGAGCAGGGCCATGGTTTCACCGTCCTCGATGCCTTCGGCGACCGCGACGGCGCCGAGGCGGTGCGCGAGATCGATCGTCGATTTGACCACTTCGAGGTTCCGCTGCGAATCGCGCATCGTCATCACGAATCGCTTGTCGATCTTGATCTCGTCGGCCTC
This DNA window, taken from Sphingopyxis sp. PAMC25046, encodes the following:
- a CDS encoding type II toxin-antitoxin system PemK/MazF family toxin → MALNFYPRAGQVLMCSFSGFVEPEMIKPRPVVVVSPRLPRRSQIVTVVPISLTEPVPLMPYQVRLSKNYHPDEPDDLPCWAIADHVMNLGLYRLSGFKIGRRKWATPQMTGDDLAAVRDGVLHGLGMFPVAKP
- a CDS encoding ribonucleotide-diphosphate reductase subunit beta encodes the protein MSLLEARKTYKPFEYPWAFDFWKRQQQIHWVPEEVPLGEDCRDWAQKISDHERNLLTQIFRFFTQADIEVQDCYHEKYGRVFKPTEIKMMLTAFSNMETVHIAAYSHLLDTIGMPESEYGMFLEYDEMRAKHDYMGTFGVENDEDIARTLAMFGGFTEGLQLFASFAMLMNFPRFNKMKGMGQIVSWSIRDESLHCEGIIKLFHTFVKERGCLTKAVKEDIIDTCQKTVRLEDAFIDLAFEQGPVPGMTPKEIKRYIRYIADWRLGQLGFQPIYMIDEHPLPWLAPLLNGVEHANFFETRATEYSKGATRGDWNTVWSSFDNRKKAKANDDSAAAGEPESDGDDMFAKAGIAAE
- a CDS encoding endonuclease domain-containing protein yields the protein MWRALREAFPLAKFRRQQALGPFFADFASHAAGLVIEIDGGQHGEAVAQDEARTRFIEGEGYRVIRFWNDDVMTNLEGVLASIASTLPSPLVGEGGPQGWMRENGADTPSPSQG
- a CDS encoding ribonucleoside-diphosphate reductase subunit alpha yields the protein MDFRESERVETSDVATMELAKNDAPAASEAKGESKNDSAPEPKSAAKLNDGSEPKVHARRFDIVTDASRDALLTDFGKETLQDRYLLPGESYQDLFARVADAYADDQDHAQRLYDYISKLWFMPATPVLSNGGTGRGLPISCYLNSVDDSLEGIVGTWNENVWLASRGGGIGTYWGAVRGIGEPVGLNGKTSGIIPFVRVMDSLTLAISQGSLRRGSAACYLDISHPEIEEFLEVRKPSGDFNRKALNLHHGVLITDEFMEAVRDGAEFNLRSPKDQSVRGTVDARGLFQKLVETRLATGEPYIIFIDQVNRMMPKHHRDLGLKVTTSNLCSEITLPTGRDHLGNDRTAVCCLSSLNLETWDEWNGDKRFIEDVMRMLDNVLQDYIDRAPPEMARAKYSASRERSVGLGVMGFHSFLQARGLPFEGAMAKSSNLRVFKHIRAQVDAASMLLANERGPCPDAADQGVMERFSCKMAIAPTASISIICGGTSACIEPIPANIYTHKTLSGSFSIRNPHLEALLVDKAKNSDAIWNSILERGGSVQHLDFLTQDEKDCYKTSFEIDQRWLLELAADRTPYIDQAASLNLFIPADVEKWDLLMLHYRAWELGIKSLYYLRSKSVQRAGFAGGVEADNTPEAAKFELAGSTDYDECLACQ